A window from Halomicrobium urmianum encodes these proteins:
- a CDS encoding beta family protein, with protein sequence MDTSSPHDEPIYLPILRNGQNEREVVREFAGLNRFGELRDKKLLYPLLEITDTEDFQDLQVYQQAGDKLFIEFPEYLGEQENHALKAEIDDLLALYEGQSEFYREHEDEIDVPVISGRPGEDLLDSYNRVKEQFDEVAVRLLLSDERDNGELAEVNEIGLKISSSDPIVLDLLDTTNLEEGGYDYLDALGEIFAENRTIVANAMNVYQGEAYNWGPEIASEYGFDGFGDFAVGGRYPPIIPNLHELRKTYRQYGVDDFEIREFEGETYEEAVQELEAWEEWRQDHCPFCRQLGSRDEDCTSHVAKQARVGHYIHSVLENDLEWLAEQRA encoded by the coding sequence ATGGATACGAGCTCCCCGCATGATGAACCCATCTATCTACCTATCCTCAGGAACGGCCAAAACGAACGAGAGGTAGTACGAGAGTTCGCCGGCCTCAATCGCTTTGGTGAACTCAGAGATAAGAAGCTCCTCTATCCACTCCTCGAGATTACGGACACCGAAGACTTCCAAGATCTCCAGGTGTACCAGCAAGCTGGAGACAAGCTGTTCATCGAGTTTCCGGAGTATCTCGGTGAGCAAGAGAATCATGCCCTGAAAGCGGAGATAGACGATCTTCTTGCCCTCTATGAGGGACAAAGTGAATTCTACCGAGAACACGAAGACGAGATCGACGTTCCCGTGATTTCTGGCCGTCCGGGCGAAGACCTTCTTGACTCCTACAATCGCGTGAAAGAGCAGTTTGACGAGGTCGCAGTTCGACTCCTTCTTTCAGACGAACGTGATAACGGGGAACTTGCAGAAGTGAACGAAATAGGCCTCAAGATCTCGTCTTCTGATCCCATCGTCCTCGACCTCCTCGATACAACTAATCTGGAGGAAGGTGGGTACGACTACCTTGACGCACTCGGGGAGATCTTCGCCGAGAATCGCACTATTGTAGCTAACGCGATGAATGTGTATCAGGGGGAAGCGTACAACTGGGGACCAGAAATCGCGAGCGAATACGGTTTCGATGGATTCGGTGATTTTGCTGTCGGTGGACGCTACCCACCGATCATTCCGAACCTACACGAACTCCGGAAGACTTACCGCCAGTACGGCGTCGACGATTTCGAGATCAGAGAGTTCGAGGGCGAGACATATGAAGAAGCCGTACAGGAGTTAGAAGCTTGGGAGGAGTGGCGACAAGACCACTGCCCCTTCTGTCGGCAGCTCGGATCACGCGACGAAGATTGCACGTCACACGTGGCAAAGCAGGCCCGTGTAGGACACTACATCCACTCCGTCCTCGAGAACGATCTCGAATGGTTAGCTGAACAGCGAGCCTGA